The Chryseobacterium nakagawai genome has a segment encoding these proteins:
- a CDS encoding dihydrofolate reductase family protein: protein MLSFVGIRKITQHFLLTIIMKSIILDLATTLDGFIEGPNGEIDWCIMDDDMNFDGFISGIDTIFYGRVSYDAWGNYRPDENAAPEELEFWKTIHAKKKFVFSSQNREDEKATFIHSDLVEKVSEIKKQDGKDIWLYGGASLIKTFIQNNLIDVYRISVHPVALGSGKPLFEDLKERLNLKLVKTNIFKSGVVQLIYHPSPVIIK, encoded by the coding sequence ATGTTATCTTTCGTTGGTATCAGAAAAATCACCCAACACTTCTTACTGACGATTATTATGAAAAGCATTATTCTTGATTTAGCAACAACCTTAGACGGATTTATTGAAGGCCCCAACGGAGAAATCGACTGGTGCATTATGGATGATGATATGAATTTTGATGGCTTTATATCTGGAATTGACACCATTTTCTATGGAAGAGTAAGCTATGATGCATGGGGAAATTACCGACCTGATGAAAATGCAGCTCCGGAAGAACTGGAATTCTGGAAAACCATTCATGCAAAGAAGAAGTTTGTATTTTCAAGTCAAAACCGTGAAGATGAAAAGGCAACATTTATTCACTCCGATCTTGTGGAAAAAGTTTCAGAGATAAAAAAACAGGACGGAAAAGATATCTGGTTGTATGGCGGAGCAAGTCTTATCAAAACTTTCATTCAAAATAATCTCATTGATGTTTACCGAATTTCTGTACATCCGGTTGCTTTAGGAAGTGGAAAACCCCTTTTTGAAGATTTAAAAGAAAGATTAAATTTAAAGCTCGTTAAGACCAATATATTTAAATCCGGTGTGGTACAGCTTATTTATCATCCATCTCCTGTAATTATCAAATAA
- a CDS encoding 5-carboxymethyl-2-hydroxymuconate Delta-isomerase, with translation MPHFIIECSQDILQQKAPDEIMDAVYSVAESAGLFAINDIKVRLQPYQYYRLGEHKNNFLHVFGYIMQGRSTEQKTNLSKQISTQLTELLPDISFLSVSICEFEAATYSNKALINPENKNHDRHFGL, from the coding sequence ATGCCTCATTTCATTATAGAATGCTCGCAGGATATTCTCCAACAAAAAGCGCCGGATGAGATCATGGATGCTGTATACAGTGTAGCTGAATCAGCGGGTTTATTTGCAATAAATGACATTAAAGTAAGGCTTCAGCCTTATCAATACTATCGGCTGGGAGAACATAAAAATAACTTTCTGCATGTCTTCGGATACATTATGCAGGGGCGCAGTACTGAGCAAAAAACTAATCTCTCAAAGCAAATAAGTACCCAGCTTACGGAATTACTTCCTGACATTTCATTTCTGTCTGTGAGTATCTGTGAATTTGAAGCAGCAACTTACAGTAATAAAGCCCTGATTAATCCTGAAAACAAGAACCATGATCGACATTTTGGGCTTTGA
- a CDS encoding helix-turn-helix domain-containing protein: MKIKKILGFVLCITTHFLFGQNMSVIEKQLNEAFQKINYWSSDGRDHKDSYDSLAVANTKFEKLLVRYTSSQPQTISHDFKSLEKNGLIVKTSEDGKFRIYSWDTWTGGTMHFFKNVFQYETIDKKIYSKAVESQGEGDPGCYYYQINDIISENKKYYLTQSKAILSSAMSYHVIKVFSIDKQQLNDKAQLIKTQSGIKNQLSYEVDLTASANRNYQGRDYEIEYDSKNKIISIPLIQADSKVTNKKIRYQFKGKYFEKM, from the coding sequence ATGAAAATAAAGAAAATATTGGGGTTTGTGTTGTGTATCACTACTCATTTCTTGTTCGGCCAAAATATGTCCGTTATTGAAAAACAACTGAATGAAGCCTTCCAAAAAATTAATTATTGGTCTTCCGATGGCAGAGATCATAAAGATTCTTATGATTCTTTAGCTGTTGCCAACACAAAGTTTGAAAAATTATTAGTACGATATACCTCTTCTCAACCTCAGACGATCAGTCATGATTTTAAATCTCTGGAGAAAAACGGGCTCATTGTGAAGACCTCAGAAGATGGCAAATTCCGGATATATTCATGGGATACATGGACAGGAGGAACGATGCATTTCTTTAAGAATGTCTTTCAATACGAAACCATTGATAAAAAAATATATTCTAAAGCTGTAGAAAGTCAGGGAGAAGGTGATCCGGGATGTTATTATTATCAGATCAATGATATTATTTCAGAGAACAAAAAATATTATCTTACTCAAAGTAAAGCAATACTAAGCTCCGCAATGAGCTACCATGTTATCAAAGTCTTTTCTATTGATAAACAGCAGCTGAATGATAAAGCTCAGCTCATCAAGACTCAAAGCGGAATAAAAAATCAGCTAAGCTATGAAGTAGATCTTACAGCTTCAGCCAACAGAAACTATCAAGGCAGAGATTATGAGATTGAATATGATTCTAAAAATAAAATTATCAGTATTCCTTTAATACAGGCAGATTCTAAAGTTACCAATAAAAAGATCAGGTATCAGTTTAAGGGAAAATATTTTGAGAAAATGTAA
- a CDS encoding serine hydrolase, producing MKKLFYILILIILSSSLTAQTENYSHSIDQFRKNFNTGKYDEIFNSFSPEMKQSLPIDKNKQFFSDLKTQVGNVKSTEFIGYEQSTYAVYKTQFEKGILVVNISLNSQNKINGLLIKPYEDPAKIINALNSYPKEIAETIYSTAVKFPEKTQLSIAVIQNGKTDYYGVIKDHDSIKPVENQNKVFEIGSISKVFTSSVLASLVESHKIKLTDNINSYYSFPFKGNKKISFEDLANHTSGLPRLPQNLDLSDVKNPYLAYHTKDLEDYLKSLMIIEYKDGKSFSYSNLGVGLLGYTLGLSQKTTFQNLLQKTIFDQYGMTQSFTSSQHLDDILIKGRNINGDLVSNWDWDVLFGAGGILSTTEDLVKFIGAQFNPKNKELALTRKPTFTVNDKTKIGLGWHIITTKNNEEILFHNGGTGGYSSSLTLNMKNQTAVIILSNVSSINESVDHLCFELLAQTTIK from the coding sequence ATGAAAAAGTTATTTTACATCTTAATTTTAATCATATTGAGCAGTAGCCTAACCGCCCAGACTGAAAACTACAGCCATAGCATCGACCAGTTTCGGAAGAACTTCAATACCGGAAAATATGATGAGATTTTCAACAGCTTTTCCCCCGAAATGAAACAATCATTACCCATTGATAAAAACAAACAATTTTTCTCTGACTTAAAAACTCAGGTCGGAAATGTTAAAAGTACGGAATTCATAGGGTATGAACAATCAACGTATGCAGTTTATAAAACGCAATTTGAAAAAGGAATTCTGGTGGTTAATATTTCATTGAATTCTCAAAATAAAATCAATGGTTTATTGATTAAGCCTTATGAAGATCCAGCTAAAATAATCAATGCCCTAAACTCTTATCCAAAAGAAATAGCAGAAACTATTTATTCCACAGCAGTCAAATTTCCTGAAAAAACTCAACTTTCTATTGCGGTTATTCAAAATGGAAAAACAGATTATTATGGTGTTATAAAAGACCATGACTCAATAAAGCCAGTTGAAAATCAAAATAAGGTTTTCGAAATCGGCTCCATTTCAAAAGTATTTACATCTAGCGTTCTTGCTTCCCTGGTAGAATCTCACAAGATAAAACTAACGGATAATATCAATTCATATTATTCATTCCCCTTTAAAGGCAATAAAAAGATCAGCTTTGAAGATCTGGCCAATCATACCTCCGGACTTCCTCGTTTACCTCAAAACCTGGATTTATCAGATGTAAAGAATCCTTATTTGGCATATCACACAAAAGACCTTGAGGATTATCTTAAAAGCTTAATGATCATTGAATATAAGGATGGTAAAAGTTTTTCTTACTCTAATCTGGGCGTAGGATTATTAGGATATACGCTGGGATTGTCACAAAAAACTACATTTCAAAACTTACTGCAAAAAACGATTTTTGACCAATATGGAATGACTCAATCTTTCACCTCTTCTCAACATTTAGATGATATACTTATCAAAGGACGTAATATCAATGGAGATCTTGTATCCAACTGGGATTGGGATGTGCTTTTCGGGGCCGGAGGTATTTTATCCACAACCGAAGACCTTGTAAAATTTATAGGTGCCCAATTTAACCCTAAAAATAAAGAATTGGCTTTAACCAGAAAGCCAACCTTTACAGTGAATGATAAAACTAAAATTGGTTTAGGCTGGCATATTATTACCACCAAAAACAATGAGGAAATCCTTTTTCACAACGGTGGAACGGGTGGATATTCATCTTCATTGACTCTTAATATGAAGAATCAAACAGCCGTCATTATTCTTTCCAATGTTTCTTCAATCAATGAATCTGTTGATCATCTGTGCTTTGAATTATTAGCCCAAACAACAATAAAATAA
- a CDS encoding serine hydrolase has product MRTILTCLMVLLAVNPLFSQKTKQLEQLLAAYDQAGQFSGTLLVAEKGKIIFEKSYGYRNAPKKEKTTNNSLYRIFSTTKMFTATVILKLEEEGKLSLNDKLSKYYPKFPKGDSITIANLLSHTSGIPNDTASENTVDEETFMKFISTKPLDFSPGKKWDYSNSGYYILGYIIKKVTGVDYDKAIESYILKPLQMNHTGFHFNNVTDENKAFGYEFLSDNTSNEALRFKTDHPFAAGAMYSTVEDLFKFNESFKSNTILKKETIGKMFTTYLNDHYGLGSTVLTVDGKKRIGHDGGGPGYRSRYYRVLEDDICIIVFSNSDLSHTDDIVPKIENILYNKPYKIPTVAKTNPKQLKKLEGIYSTGATDFYVKVVDGQVLFREKGYPTCSLFPISNTSFQLDENFTFTFKPDQTGKMNALVVKFRDGTIKTGTKKNANYLWGIIGNATPGGWDGKDTPLQVDSHHPNLYFLKNFHLKKGNLKFRVDNDWGYNLGLNNDGKTIALNAYDFPIAEDGQYDIVLDMSDPIKPQYSIKKSAL; this is encoded by the coding sequence ATGAGAACTATTTTAACCTGCCTTATGGTACTATTGGCAGTGAATCCTCTTTTTTCACAAAAAACGAAACAGCTGGAACAATTATTAGCGGCTTACGATCAGGCTGGTCAATTCAGTGGCACTCTATTGGTTGCTGAAAAAGGAAAAATTATTTTTGAAAAAAGTTATGGTTATAGAAATGCTCCCAAAAAAGAGAAAACTACTAATAACAGTCTCTATCGGATTTTCTCTACCACAAAAATGTTTACTGCAACAGTTATTCTGAAACTGGAAGAAGAAGGAAAACTATCTCTCAATGATAAGCTTTCAAAATATTACCCAAAATTTCCGAAAGGAGATAGCATTACGATAGCCAATCTTCTTTCCCATACTTCCGGAATTCCCAATGATACGGCATCAGAAAATACAGTGGATGAAGAAACATTCATGAAATTCATTTCTACAAAACCATTAGACTTTTCACCAGGAAAAAAATGGGATTATTCAAACTCTGGCTATTATATCCTAGGATATATCATCAAGAAAGTGACCGGAGTGGATTATGATAAAGCTATCGAAAGTTACATCCTGAAGCCTTTGCAAATGAATCACACAGGTTTTCATTTTAACAATGTCACTGATGAAAACAAAGCTTTCGGATATGAGTTTTTATCAGATAATACTTCCAACGAAGCCTTACGTTTTAAAACCGATCATCCTTTTGCTGCCGGGGCCATGTACTCTACCGTTGAGGATCTATTCAAATTCAATGAGTCTTTTAAAAGCAACACTATCCTTAAAAAAGAAACTATTGGAAAAATGTTTACCACGTATCTTAATGATCATTATGGATTGGGCAGTACTGTCTTAACCGTTGACGGAAAAAAAAGAATTGGACATGATGGTGGCGGACCAGGCTACCGAAGCAGATATTACAGAGTTCTGGAAGATGACATTTGTATTATTGTATTCTCAAATTCTGATTTATCACATACAGATGATATTGTTCCAAAGATTGAAAACATATTATACAATAAACCTTATAAGATCCCTACAGTCGCAAAAACTAATCCAAAACAACTCAAAAAACTGGAAGGAATTTATTCTACAGGGGCTACTGATTTTTATGTAAAAGTTGTGGACGGACAAGTTCTTTTCAGGGAAAAGGGATATCCAACCTGTTCATTATTCCCTATCAGCAATACATCATTTCAATTGGATGAAAATTTCACTTTTACCTTTAAACCGGATCAAACAGGAAAAATGAATGCTCTTGTGGTTAAGTTTCGTGATGGAACTATAAAAACAGGAACAAAAAAGAACGCCAATTATTTATGGGGAATCATCGGAAATGCAACTCCAGGCGGATGGGATGGAAAAGATACCCCATTACAGGTAGATTCTCATCATCCGAATCTTTATTTCCTTAAAAACTTTCATTTGAAAAAAGGGAATTTAAAATTCAGAGTTGATAATGATTGGGGATATAATCTTGGCCTCAACAACGATGGCAAAACCATAGCCCTTAATGCCTATGATTTCCCGATAGCAGAAGACGGCCAGTATGATATTGTATTGGATATGTCTGATCCTATAAAACCGCAATACAGTATTAAAAAATCTGCTTTGTAA
- a CDS encoding alkaline phosphatase family protein — MKKVFKFFKYFLFSVFAIILISILYVFISNKIFIGGKDSELTDYLKNNHTSLHDKIDGKLFDAPFYNSQVILLGEIHGYADNQKLDLDFLKFLNQKTGVKYYIAEMDSTYSHKLNLFLHGSSKDQNLLKEVVLAVKKRIPQQSSKELMEKWNAIYDYNQTLKDSLKISVIGIDTDFNDNSRKISRDSAMIINFKNAVKKLNIEHEKFYGLFGFYHVLQHGVKKNEKPFAERLKNSGFKTSSIVSFPLDSEMYLPKNPQFPTPEDEKIDWINADGPFMLVKGINDFKDFSPSNSVTLFKLNAKNSPYQQADQLISIKSRMFGESFTPQQNTHTLDYFQYVVITRNSKALTPIQ; from the coding sequence ATGAAAAAAGTTTTCAAATTCTTCAAATACTTTTTATTCTCTGTATTTGCCATCATTTTAATTTCTATTTTGTACGTATTTATCAGTAATAAAATCTTTATTGGCGGAAAAGATTCTGAATTGACAGACTATCTGAAAAATAACCATACTTCACTTCATGATAAAATAGACGGTAAATTATTTGATGCTCCTTTTTATAATTCACAGGTTATCCTTTTGGGTGAAATTCATGGATATGCAGACAATCAAAAACTGGATCTGGATTTTTTAAAATTTTTAAACCAAAAAACAGGTGTTAAATATTATATTGCTGAAATGGACAGCACTTATTCACATAAGCTGAATCTGTTCCTTCATGGAAGTTCAAAAGACCAAAATTTGCTTAAGGAAGTGGTACTAGCCGTAAAAAAGAGAATTCCACAGCAATCCAGTAAAGAATTGATGGAAAAATGGAATGCCATCTATGATTATAACCAAACCCTAAAAGATTCTTTAAAGATATCCGTCATTGGAATTGATACAGATTTCAATGACAATTCCCGCAAAATCTCCAGGGATTCTGCCATGATTATAAATTTTAAAAACGCCGTAAAAAAACTGAACATTGAGCATGAGAAATTCTATGGACTTTTCGGATTTTATCATGTTTTACAGCATGGAGTAAAAAAGAATGAGAAACCTTTCGCAGAAAGACTTAAAAACTCAGGTTTTAAAACCTCAAGCATTGTAAGCTTCCCTCTGGACAGTGAGATGTATCTTCCAAAAAATCCACAGTTCCCTACTCCAGAAGATGAGAAAATAGACTGGATCAATGCAGACGGCCCATTCATGCTGGTAAAAGGAATTAATGATTTTAAAGACTTCTCTCCATCTAATTCTGTAACACTATTCAAGCTCAATGCTAAGAATTCTCCTTACCAACAGGCTGATCAATTAATCTCCATAAAATCCAGAATGTTTGGAGAAAGCTTCACTCCACAACAAAATACTCATACACTTGATTATTTCCAATATGTTGTAATAACAAGGAATTCCAAAGCTTTAACGCCTATACAATAA
- a CDS encoding DinB family protein — translation MSLKTLINKTVQYNNWVVNKYIDWLSTKSDEQLNQEVISSFPTILKTLHHIWQTQEYWWSHISENNDFDFAKTAAETSKEEVFNNIKNNSQKLVDYVESLSEEDLSKNVKIESQWFQCDFSKYEYIQHVVLHGTYHRGQIVTMGRNVGITDAPMTDFNFWNIYKDKV, via the coding sequence ATGAGCTTAAAAACTTTAATCAACAAAACCGTTCAGTACAACAATTGGGTAGTCAATAAATACATTGACTGGTTATCCACAAAATCTGATGAACAACTCAATCAAGAAGTAATTTCCAGCTTTCCAACGATTCTAAAAACCCTGCATCATATCTGGCAGACTCAGGAATATTGGTGGAGTCATATTTCTGAAAACAACGATTTCGATTTTGCCAAAACAGCCGCTGAGACCAGTAAAGAAGAAGTTTTCAACAACATAAAAAATAACTCTCAAAAGCTGGTAGATTATGTGGAAAGCTTATCCGAAGAGGATTTATCTAAAAATGTAAAGATAGAGTCTCAATGGTTTCAATGTGACTTTTCAAAATATGAATATATCCAACATGTAGTTCTTCACGGAACTTACCACAGAGGACAAATCGTGACAATGGGCCGTAATGTAGGAATTACAGATGCTCCTATGACAGACTTTAACTTCTGGAATATTTATAAAGATAAAGTATGA
- a CDS encoding phosphodiester glycosidase family protein, protein MSLQTIRKLLYLHYPMPKQYNYLLALLLFLIISCSEKIQDKNNFIMYQVNPKKQTVKLYWKNSKNEILKSIGNLKNEAESNNEKLIFAMNGGMFEPDNSPKGLYIENFKILKPIDPLQGSGNFYLQPNGIFYITQNNEPGIVDTKKYKQNPTIKYATQSGPILLINGKTNPIFQKDSKNLNIRNGVGILENGEIIFAMSKKEINFYTLAQFFKEMGCKKALYLDGYVSRAYLPEKNWLQVDGDFGVMIGITEPQ, encoded by the coding sequence TTGTCATTACAAACTATTAGAAAACTGTTGTATCTTCATTATCCGATGCCAAAACAATATAATTATCTGCTCGCCCTCCTACTCTTTCTCATCATCTCCTGTAGCGAAAAGATACAGGATAAAAACAACTTTATCATGTATCAGGTGAATCCTAAAAAGCAAACGGTAAAATTGTATTGGAAAAACAGTAAAAATGAAATACTGAAAAGCATCGGCAATCTCAAAAATGAAGCGGAATCTAACAATGAAAAATTAATTTTCGCCATGAATGGCGGAATGTTTGAACCTGATAATTCACCAAAAGGACTTTATATAGAGAATTTCAAAATTCTAAAACCTATTGACCCATTGCAAGGCTCCGGAAACTTTTATCTTCAGCCTAATGGAATATTTTATATAACCCAAAACAATGAGCCGGGAATTGTTGATACTAAAAAATATAAACAAAATCCCACCATTAAATATGCCACTCAATCCGGACCGATATTGTTGATTAATGGAAAAACAAATCCCATCTTTCAAAAAGATTCTAAGAATCTGAACATCAGAAACGGCGTTGGAATACTGGAAAACGGAGAAATTATTTTTGCCATGTCTAAAAAAGAAATTAATTTCTATACCCTTGCCCAATTTTTTAAGGAAATGGGCTGCAAAAAGGCATTATATCTCGACGGTTATGTTTCCAGAGCGTATCTTCCTGAGAAAAACTGGCTGCAAGTTGATGGAGACTTTGGAGTAATGATAGGAATTACAGAACCCCAATAA
- a CDS encoding VOC family protein, producing MNIKLDSIILYVQNISLLKKFYVENFNLKMIEEDSSWVLMNAGTVNIGLHKIGDQYLEKIEPGYQFDNNTKLVFEVDTDIESARNELVSKRIEMRAIKTFENYDFWLCDGIDPEGNVFQLKCKK from the coding sequence ATGAATATAAAATTAGATTCCATCATCCTGTATGTACAAAATATCAGTTTACTCAAAAAATTTTATGTTGAAAACTTTAACTTAAAAATGATTGAAGAAGATTCCAGCTGGGTTTTGATGAACGCAGGGACAGTAAATATTGGTCTTCATAAAATTGGCGATCAGTATCTGGAAAAAATAGAACCCGGTTACCAATTTGATAACAATACCAAACTTGTTTTTGAAGTAGATACAGATATTGAATCAGCAAGAAATGAATTGGTCTCAAAAAGAATAGAAATGAGAGCCATTAAAACTTTTGAAAACTATGATTTTTGGTTGTGTGATGGCATAGATCCTGAAGGAAATGTATTTCAGCTAAAATGCAAAAAATAA
- a CDS encoding DUF2268 domain-containing putative Zn-dependent protease (predicted Zn-dependent protease with a strongly conserved HExxH motif) — MKKNILFLSMLTIISCSTRNSSSIVNKKFDYSRLEKVSDSVKVENIVIKNLFKHQLLAHKNQQYDSARIVKNVYLPHKKLWDSCYGVIFGDENAQFFNNPKGMIAWNKTLYEKNKQEFEEKASIILSIDLQKHFQETLIRFNKLVPYQPKATISLIFTPITGISFGGCNAEQFALELNNKNVDIPYTLEKGLPHELNHLVYEHFRNADNNGGSALSQTIDEGFACYFTYVFFTHKIEKYEAVENMTKENWNWYLNNEKEIFTKLKPYFSDTSGNNPLLRNDKLKLFPDAPKSMNYWLGFRIIEKYVDKNGPDSWKDVYHLSAKDLLEKSGYEKYIEGL, encoded by the coding sequence ATGAAAAAAAATATTCTATTTTTATCAATGCTTACCATAATTTCTTGTTCTACAAGAAATTCATCCTCTATTGTTAATAAAAAATTTGATTATAGCAGATTAGAAAAAGTTTCCGATAGTGTGAAAGTTGAAAATATTGTCATTAAAAACTTATTTAAACATCAGCTTCTTGCCCATAAAAACCAACAATACGACTCTGCAAGGATTGTAAAAAATGTTTATTTACCTCATAAAAAATTATGGGACAGCTGCTATGGTGTTATTTTCGGAGATGAAAATGCCCAGTTTTTCAACAACCCTAAAGGCATGATTGCCTGGAACAAAACTTTATATGAAAAAAATAAGCAGGAATTTGAAGAGAAGGCCAGTATTATTTTGAGTATTGATCTCCAAAAACATTTTCAGGAAACCCTTATCAGATTCAACAAACTGGTTCCTTATCAGCCTAAAGCTACAATCAGTTTAATCTTCACACCCATCACAGGAATTTCATTTGGGGGATGCAATGCAGAACAATTTGCATTAGAACTTAATAATAAAAATGTAGATATACCCTACACGCTTGAAAAAGGGCTTCCCCATGAATTAAATCATCTAGTTTATGAACATTTCAGAAACGCTGATAACAATGGAGGATCTGCATTGAGCCAAACCATAGATGAGGGCTTTGCCTGCTACTTCACCTACGTTTTCTTTACCCATAAAATAGAAAAATATGAGGCAGTGGAAAACATGACAAAGGAGAACTGGAACTGGTACCTCAACAACGAAAAAGAAATATTTACAAAATTAAAGCCTTATTTCTCTGATACCTCCGGAAATAATCCATTATTAAGAAATGATAAGCTTAAACTATTTCCGGATGCTCCAAAATCTATGAACTATTGGCTGGGATTCCGGATCATCGAAAAATATGTTGACAAAAACGGTCCGGATTCTTGGAAGGATGTCTATCATTTAAGTGCTAAAGATCTTTTGGAAAAAAGCGGTTACGAAAAATACATAGAAGGATTATAA
- a CDS encoding DUF1801 domain-containing protein — protein MNIQEQIKKYIAAQSEPKRSEMWELHHIMLELMPNRKLWFLDGKNDEGKTVANPNIGYGSQIMQYADGKSKEFYQIGMSANTTGISVYIMGIDDKTYLARTFGEGIGKVIITGYCIKFKTLKNINIEALKAAIQYGYTQKS, from the coding sequence ATGAACATCCAGGAACAGATCAAAAAATATATTGCGGCACAATCTGAACCCAAACGTTCCGAGATGTGGGAACTTCACCACATCATGCTCGAACTTATGCCGAATCGTAAATTATGGTTTCTGGACGGTAAAAACGATGAAGGTAAAACGGTTGCTAACCCCAATATAGGCTACGGGTCTCAGATCATGCAATATGCCGATGGAAAAAGCAAAGAATTTTACCAGATCGGAATGAGCGCCAATACCACCGGAATATCTGTTTATATTATGGGAATAGATGATAAAACTTATTTAGCCAGAACCTTTGGAGAAGGAATAGGAAAAGTCATCATAACCGGATATTGTATTAAGTTTAAAACATTGAAAAATATCAACATTGAGGCTCTTAAAGCTGCCATACAATATGGCTACACTCAAAAATCCTAA
- a CDS encoding NUDIX hydrolase translates to MEHKIIDKLAWIELKNKSILSTKSYGKDKYYIPGGKRESGETDEQALIREISEELSVTIDPKTLHYIGTFEAQAHGHAEGILVKMTCYSGEYSGELKTNSEIEEMKWLHYSDKDKISEVDQIIFDSLHENNLLD, encoded by the coding sequence AAATCATTGACAAACTAGCCTGGATCGAATTAAAAAACAAATCCATTTTGTCCACAAAAAGCTACGGAAAAGACAAATATTATATTCCTGGTGGAAAAAGAGAATCCGGAGAAACAGATGAACAGGCTCTGATTCGTGAAATAAGTGAAGAATTAAGCGTTACCATTGATCCTAAAACACTTCACTATATCGGAACTTTTGAGGCTCAGGCCCATGGACATGCTGAAGGTATCCTTGTAAAAATGACCTGTTATTCCGGAGAATATTCCGGGGAGCTAAAAACCAACTCTGAAATTGAAGAAATGAAATGGCTTCATTATTCAGACAAAGATAAAATATCAGAAGTAGATCAAATAATTTTTGACAGCTTACACGAAAATAATTTATTGGATTAG